The genomic interval GTTCGGCTCCGTCAACAACGCCGACCCCGACTACTACCCGATCGCCATCCCCGTGGTAGCGCTCGCGGTGATCGCCCTGGCCGTGTGGTCACGCCGGCTCAACATCCTGGCGCTCGGGCGCGAGACGGCAACGAACCTGGGGGTGAGCCACCGGCGCTGGAGCGTGGCCGTGCTCGTGGTGGTCTCAGTCCTCATGGCCACCTCAACAGCCCTGGTGGGGCCCATGACCTTCCTGGGCTTCCTCGTCTCGACGCTCGCCTACCAGTTCTCGGGCACCTTCGATCACCGTTACGTGCTTCCGATGGCCGTGTCCCTGGGGGTGCTGGTGCTCACCGGCGCCTACTTCCTCATGCGCCACGTCTTCGCCGCCCAGGGCGTGGTGTCCATCATTATCGAGCTCGTGGGCGGGCTCACCTTCCTCGTTGTCATCCTGCGAAAGGGGCGCCTGTGATCAGCCTGAGCAAGGTCGCCAAGGTCTACACCTCATCGGGCGACACCGTGCGCATCGGGCCGGTGGACCTGGACATCCCGGCTGGCGGGATCACGGCCTTCATCGGCCCCAACGGTGCCGGCAAGTCCACCCTGCTGATGATGACGGGGCGGCTGCTGGGCCTGGACGAGGGCGTCATCACCGTGGCGGGGCTGGACGTGTCCTCGACCCGTTCCTCCCAACTGGCCACCGTGCTGTCCATCCTGCGTCAGGAGAACCACTTCGTCTCCCGGCTCACCGTGCGCCAGCTGGTGGGCTTCGGGCGCTTCCCCTACTCGCACGGGCGGCTGACGGCCGACGACGAGGAGATCATCTCGCGCTACATCGACTTCCTGGCGCTGACCGAGCTGGAGGGGCGTTACCTCGACGAGCTCTCGGGCGGTCAGCGTCAGCGGGCCTATGTGGGGATGGTGCTGTGCCAGGAGACCGACTACGTGCTGCTGGACGAGCCGCTCAACAACCTCGACATCGCCCACAGCGTGGAGATGATGCAGCACCTTGAGCGGGCGGCCCGCGAGTTCGGCCGCACGATCCTCGTGGTGCTGCATGACGTCAACATCGCGGCGCGCTACGCCGAGCGCATCGTCGCCCTCAAGAACGGCACGGTGGCCTACAGCGGCACGCCCGCCGAGATCATGCGCGACGAGGTCCTCTCCGATGTCTTCGGTACGCCGTTGACGGTGATCGAGGGGCCCGCCGGGCCCTTGGCCTGCACCTGCTGAGCGGGACGGGGTGTGGGGCCGGGCCGGGCGGGCACTGTCCGCGGGTCCCGACGACGCACCGGCAGGCCCGCCGCCCGCAGGCCCGCCGCCCGCAGACTCGCCGC from Actinomyces respiraculi carries:
- a CDS encoding ABC transporter ATP-binding protein — encoded protein: MISLSKVAKVYTSSGDTVRIGPVDLDIPAGGITAFIGPNGAGKSTLLMMTGRLLGLDEGVITVAGLDVSSTRSSQLATVLSILRQENHFVSRLTVRQLVGFGRFPYSHGRLTADDEEIISRYIDFLALTELEGRYLDELSGGQRQRAYVGMVLCQETDYVLLDEPLNNLDIAHSVEMMQHLERAAREFGRTILVVLHDVNIAARYAERIVALKNGTVAYSGTPAEIMRDEVLSDVFGTPLTVIEGPAGPLACTC